AGGGAGAGGGTTGTTAAAAGCCTGAGTAACTGTCTCTCCAGATAAAATTGCCTTCTCGTTCATTATGTAGCCGGCAATTACATTGTCGTTTTGTTTAAACTTTACACTGGTAAATAGGTTCTTGTCCTTCAAATCCCAGTCATCGACTGTATAACTGACGACCAGTTGGTTCTGATACGAAGGCTTTATACTGTTGTCAGAGGGTGTGTGCACTGTGATTTCCGGAGCATGATTAGCACCTGTAAATGCACGGTACATCGTATTTACGAACAACTTTTGTTCCCACTTTGGAAAAGACGTTGCTTCATTTTTTTTATAAGATGTTCCAATGATATGTCCGGTTCCTGAGTAAGTCACATTTCCTTTTGAATACGTATAGTAATGGTTCCAGCTATCATTGCTATCCCGGTTACTACCAGTGATATTGTACCAAGGGGTCACTGAGGGGTCCTCTAAGTCAAGGGTGAAATATTGATTATGTGTACTGGCTACAGTATTCCTACCATCTTGAACACTTAAATTAAAAGGATATTGTGTGAGTAACCCATCATTCACAGGAGTAATAGATGTTGATGTGCTTGGAGCATTTAATCCCAAGTTGGTCTGAGGGGTGGTTTGACCGGTAATTCCTTGGAACTTCTTCGTCCATTGGCTGCTATTGTTGTTGCTGGTGTTAATATAAATAGTATCGTGAGTGAACATGGCAGATTGTTTAGTTTCATTTATGAATTTTAATACGGCATCCGCCGAAAGTTCGTTAATTGGAGCTTTTTCATTGTATATATCCCGGAATCCAAATAGGAGCATGTCGTATGTGCCGTTCAAACCGTATTTTGGTGTAGAACTTTCCTTATTCTTAATGTAATCGTTGAATTGAGTCATTGTTTTTGTATCGATAACCAGTTCGTAGTCTTTGTCTAGGCTATTTAGAAAACTGGAATCCATTACTAATTCATTATTAATGAGTTGGCTGTCATTATTTCCATCAGGTAATATCTGCAATACATTAACCATCGTCTTCTTACCCTTAAATTGGATAGTACCGGTAGTGAAATCACTTAGAACCTTTTGATTCAGAGAATCTACCGCCTCTAGCTTCCAATATAATAGACCTGAATAAGTCTTAGGAATCTTATATTTGATTTCACCGGCTGGCGAAGTGCTCAAGGACGTGGTAGCAACGACTTGATCTTCAGTCATTTTTATGGACTTATCTAAGCCCAGATAGAGCTTAACAAGTATAGGATTTGTTCCTAAATTAACATTTGAAACTTTGAACTTGAATGTGAGCTCATCGCCGGGCGTATAGATCTTGGGTACAGTCGCACCGTATTCGATAATTTGACTCTTGTTAGTAATCTCTAGTTGAGGTCTTTGCTTCAATTTGGACAAATAAGTGGAATTACTTTTTTTCAATTCGGAGATAAAGGCATTTAACTCAGAATCATTGAAGAATAGAACATTGGATTTTGGGGTTAATGCCTGGTATGTATTAAAGGTCTTATATAAAATTCCGTTCTGTGTTGGAGCTGAGAAGGGCTGCTTGTGGAAAATTACATATAACCCTTTGTTAATAAAATAATCGGTAATTTCTTTAGCTTTTAGATTAGTTATGTCGTTCATGACAGATTTAGTATTATGGTCTTTTCCAGAGACCTTATTCGTACTGTAAGTCCCCCTCCCTATATAAACCGCATCATATCTCCCGTCCAGATCATCCCGCAGGGCCACAAAGCGCTTTATACTCATTGTATCAACCGTGAAGTTAGATAATCCCGTTGTTAGAGATGTAAGCTCGCTGGTCCCGTTCTCTGTAACCTCCAGCATCCGAATCTGATAATCATTTGAACTGGCTTCGACATTTGTGAAGTGATTTTTGATAGGTAGAACAAGCAGAAGGAGAAGTAGGATGGATACTGTAAACAGATAAATCTTTTTGTTACTGGCGAAATTCATGGTCATCTCTCCCTGGTTGTTAACTATTGGCAGATATGGTCGTATCGTGTGTTATATATGCTAGTTTCCGACAGCTTTTTCAGCTGAATTCGTTGTAAAATTTCCCAATCTATGTTATATACATTCTAGGACATTCGGCATTGATAGACAACATAAATCTATTGAAATATACCTATTAATTTATAACTAAAGTCCTAAGTATGTTGAAAAATACTTTAGTCGGACAAATTCATGGATCCGTAATTATGGAAAAAATATTTTAATTTTTTTGTAGAAATTAAACTGGTAATTTATTTTCTTTTTTCTACTAGCATTATCCATTATTGAGGTCGGCATAAAGGTATAACCAATAACGGCATATGGAGCTGAACGGACATGGCCATCGCGAAAAAGAGACTTGGAGATTTGCTGGTAGAAAATAATATTATTTCGCAGGAGCAGCTGCTTGAAGCACTTGCGGAACAGCGTAAGAGCAAGCGTAAGCTTGGCGATCTGCTCATCTCTCAAGGCTATATCACGGAGCAGCAGCTGATTGAAGTGCTTGAATTCCAGCTCGGCATTCCGCATGTCAGTTTATTTAAATACCAGATTGATCCTGCGATTACGCAGATTATTCCTGAAAGTATGGCTAAGCGTTACCAGGTGCTTCCGTTCTTAAAAGAGGGCGGTAAGCTGATGGTTGCGATGGCCGATCCGCTGGATTATTTTGCGATAGAAGATTTACGAATGAGTACAGGGTTCCGGATCGAACCTGCTATTTCCACTAGGGATGAGCTGCAGAGGGCGATTGCGCGTCATTATGGGATGCGTGATTCTATGAATCAGATGCTAGTAGAGCTCCCGACACAGGAAGAGATAGAAGAAACGGAGATTACAGACGAGGACTCTCCAATCGTACGTTTGGTCAACCAGATGATTCAGCAGGCTGTTGCTCTGCGGGCGTCTGATATACATATGGATCCAGGTGAGAATAATTTAACGATCCGCTACCGCATTGATGGAACCTTACGGACAGAGCGGATTATTCCTAAGCAGATGCAGGGCTTTATCACCGCTCGTCTGAAAATAATGGCCCGACTAAATATCGCAGAACGACGTTTGCCACAAGACGGGCGAATCAAAATGCAGTTTGATTACAAAATGGTAGATATTCGTGTGTCCTCATTGCCGACGATGCACGGAGAGAAGATCGTGCTGCGGTTGCTAGATTTGAGTACTGGGGTTAAATCTGTAGATGCTTTGGGATTCAGTGAGGGGAATGCTGAAGCTTTTAAGGAAATGATCGCACGTCCTTATGGAATCTTGCTAATCACGGGACCTACAGGTAGTGGGAAAACAACGACTTTATATTCAGCACTAAATCAACTCAATGTAGAAAGCGCAAATATTATCACGGTTGAAGATCCGGTGGAATATCAGCTTGAAGGAGTAAATCAGGTGCACGTAAACTCGGCTATTGGGTTAACCTTTGCGGCTGGGCTACGTTCGATTCTCCGGCAAGATCCGAATATTGTAATGGTCGGTGAGATACGGGATGCGGAGACTGCTGAAATTGCGGTTCGTGCTTCATTAACGGGTCATCTAGTGTTGTCTACTTTACATACAAACGATGCGATTAGCTCCGTCTCTCGATTGCGAGATATGGGAGTAGAGCCTTATTTAATTGCCTCTTCGCTAATTGGTGTGGTAGCGCAGCGGCTCGTTCGCAAAATCTGCAACGATTGCAAAGAAACCTACAAACCATCCGAACAGGAAGCGATTATGCTACGCAGCTTAGGATTGCCAGCGGATGAACTGCATCGTGGGCGAGGTTGCGGTAGCTGTAGCAGTTCTGGTTATCGTGGGCGAATAGCGATTCATGAGGTGCTCAGCATTGACGATCACATACGGCAGCTCATTACGAACACTGCTTCAGTAGAAGAATTGCGCGCGGCAGGTAAAGCGCGTGGACTTGTTCAACTAATGGATGACGGACTCCTCAAAGTTAGTCAGGGAATTACGACGTTACAAGAAGTGATGCGCGAGACGGTCTCACACTAAAGTCCATTAGGTTTCTAGTATTTGAAAACAAGGGGGAGCAGCCGATGCCTATATTTACGCGCGATATTAGACAACTATTGCAGACGGCTTACTCCTCCAAAGCTTCCGACTTACATATTTCTGTAGGCTCTCCTCCGGTTATACGTATGGATGGAACGATTCACCCACTTGAGGGTGAACCAGTAACAGCCGATGAAGCTGCAGAAATGGCAGAAGCGCTGCTTGGCAGTGAACGAAGTGAAGTATTTCGGAATGCAGGCGAGGTGGATTTCTCTTATCCGCTGGATGGCGGCGTAAGATTTCGGGTGAACATCTATCGTCAGCGGGGGGAGATTAGTATAGCTGCCCGGGCAATTCCAGCAGAGATTCCAAGTCTAGAACAGCTGACGATGCCTCCGATTTTGTCCACTTTATCACTTAAACCACAAGGTTTGATTCTAGTTACAGGGCCTACGGGCAGCGGTAAATCCTCTACGTTAGCAGCTATGCTGAATTACATTAACAAGACCGAAAGCAAGCATATTGTGACACTAGAAGATCCTATAGAATTTCTGCATGGTCATGGAACCTGTCTAGTGGATCAACGTGAAGTGGGCAGCGATACTGCTAGTTTTGCGAGCGGACTACGTGCCGCGTTACGTCAGGATCCGGATGTTATTCTCGTTGGAGAGATGCGGGATCTGGAGACGATTTCAGCAGCGGTTACGGCCGCAGAGACAGGTCATTTAGTGATGGCTACCTTACATACAACAGATGCACCACAGACGATTGATCGAATTATTGACGCTTTCCCAGGCCATCAGCAAGGGCAGATTCGTTCACAGCTAGCTTCAGTTCTACTGGCAGTAGTCAGTCAGCGGTTGTTTCCAAGAGCTGGAGGGCGGGGGCGAATATGTGCAACAGAGATCTTAGTGAATACACCAGCCGTAGCCAACCTCATTCGCACAGATAAAACACATCAGATTAAAAATGTGATGCAAACCGGACGCTCGCAAGGCATGCATACGTTGGAAATGAGTATCCGTGAGTATCTATCGCAGGAACTCATTCACCCGGCTGCAGCAAAAGCATTTATGGCGGAGGTGAGCGGCTGATGCCTCTTTTTGAATATCAAGTAAAGACAACCGCAGGCAGATCCATTAAAGGAAAGCTAACCGCAACGGATAAACCTACAGCAATGGAGGAGCTACGCAAACGGAACCTTACGGTATTCTCACTGATCGAACGAAAAACAACGATTCTTTCGATGGATATTTATATTGGTAATCCAGTCAAACCGCTTCATTTCATCATTTATTGTAGGCAGTTTGCCACGCTTATGCGTGCAGGAGTGTCGATTGTGGATGCAACGCGTATTTTGGCTGAGCAGACTGAGAGTAAACCGCTCCGTAAAGCACTTGTGGAAGTGAATTCAAGCCTGATGCGGGGTATCTCGTTCTCACAAGCTGTTCAGGATCATAAGAAAATCTTCCCGCAGCTATTCGTCAGCATGATCCGTGCCGGTGAGGAATCCGGTGATATTGAGGGGACGCTCGACAGACTGGCGATGTTTTTTGAGAAGCAGCACTCCACGACAGAGAAGATCAAGTCTGCGCTCACTTACCCGATTACGGTCGGGGTTATGGCGATTGGAGCGGTTATATATCTCCTCTGGGCGATAGTTCCACAGTTTGTAACGATGTTCGAATCGATGAATGCTGAGCTTCCGGCGATTACAAAGATGGTATTAGCGCTTAGCAAAAGCATTCAAGGTCAATGGTATTTCTGGATACTCGGAGTTCTCCTCCTAGTGATAGCTTTTCAGATTACAAAACGCACGGAAAAGGGTGCCTACGCACTCGATTATGCCAAGCTGAAGATTCCGGTGTTCGGCAAGCTGAATCAAAAAGGTTCGATTGCTCAGTTTACGCGTACTTTTTCTTCACTATATGCCAGCTCAGTTCCGATCCTGCAATCCTTAGTGATTGTAGAAGAGGTAGCAGGAAACAAAGTCATTGGGGGATTTATCCGAAGTGCAGGTGATTCGCTGAGACAAGGAAACCCACTTTCTGAACCTCTCAAAAAAGCTTGGGTCTTCCCACCGCTAGTTACACAGATGATTGCGATTGGTGAAGAGACGGGGGCACTCGACACGATGTTGTCTAAGGTAGCGGATTTCTATGAGATGGACGTAGAAAATACCGTTGATCGTCTGAAGTCGCTGCTTGAACCGCTATTGATTGCTTTTCTAGCAGGTGTTGTAGGTGTGATTGTGGCCGCCATTATGCTGCCGATGTTCAGTCTGTACGGTAATATGTGAACTTGCTGTTCCTTGTAAATATTGAGAGGGGTGACGCCGGGGAAGCGGGGCAGGGTCGTAGAGCTTTTGCTGGCGCTAGACAAGGAAGGACGAGCATTGTAGCGGGATTCACGGAAATAAAAGATATAGGCAGTATCATCACACACCACTTAGAGGGGGAAATAAAATGTTAGCACAAGCCATTAAGAGAAGATTGAGCAAAGAGGAAAATCAAAAGGGGTTTACGCTGATCGAGTTATTGGCGGTTATCGTTATTTTGGGGATTATTGCGGTTATTGCGATACCTTTGATTGGGAATGTAATATCTAATGCTAAAAAAGATTCTGATGTGGCTACTGCTCGTCAAATTTATGATGCGGCTCGTTTATATATAATTGGTGAACAGGAAGGAGACTTTATCAGTAAGGAGGTTGCAATTGATAATGCAACTAGTCCGGCAACAGACTTAGTGGGGACTGGTTATTTGGATGAAAATCTGGTTCTGCCTAGTACAAAGGCTGCAATTACAGGAGGGACAGTGGAATTTGATGCTGAAGGTCAGTTAAGTGCTCTGTCAGTGACTTTTGCAGATAGCACAGAAAAAGAGTTCACGCCGGCTGAGGTTCTAAGTTCTGAACCAGCAGCGCCAAAAGAAGATGGAAAAGACTAATAAAGATGGAGTAATAAATTATTAAGAGAACCCCCAAGGAATCGGACTTCCCGATTCCTTTTTTAAAATCCAGAAAGCCAACAGAGGACATCCATGACGATATACATCGCAAGTTACATCATATTACTGGGCTTGACTCTAGGCTCCTTTTATAACGTAGTGGCACTGCGGGTGCCAGCTAAGGAATCGTTGCTTAATCCACCGTCCCATTGCCCGAACTGCAATACGCGGCTGAAGGCACGGGATTTGTTTCCGGTGATAAGCTACCTGCTGTCAGGAGGCAAGTGCCGTCACTGCGGCACAAGGGTGTCACCTTTATATCCGCTAGGAGAAGCGGTAACGGGTTTGCTTTTTCTATGGGTATACTTGCAATTTGGCCTGACGGGCAAGGGGATTATCGGATACGTACTTGTGAGTTTAGCGGTTATCGTGACAGTTGCGGATTTGAAGTATATGCTGATTCCCAACAAGGTGTTATTGTTTTTTTTACCGCTGCTGCTGATTCTTGTATTGCTATTTCCAGAAGGACCGCTATGGCATCACTTACTGGGAGCTGTGCTTGGGGGAGGTGTCCTTATTCCCTTTGTTTTGTTAGGAGGGATGGGTGCCGGAGATGTGAAGTTATTTGCGCTGCTGGGCTTGGTGATAGGATTTCCGAATGTGATTTTGGCTTTTTTGGTGGCTTGTCTGCTTGGAAGTGTGGTTGGAGGGCTACTAATGCTGCTCGGTATCATCAAACGCAAACAACCGGTTCCTTTTGGTCCATGGTTAGCAATCGGTGCTTTAATTAGTTTCGGATATGGTTCACACATCATTGGCGCGTATCTCTCGCTCATCGGATAGGAGGTGATCATCTATTGTACTCATACATGAGTTTACGATGATTAAGGAGTTGTTATCGGATGATTCTAGCGAGGAAAGTTAGACTTCTTCCAACACCTGAACAGTTGAAACAACTTTGGAAGTCTGCAGGGACGGCACGTTGGGCATATAACTGGGCATTGGCTAGACAACACGAGAACTACAAGAACGGCGGTAAGTTCATTCCCGATGGTGACTTACGAAAAGAATTGACGATATTGAAACGAACTGAGGAACTGACTTGGCTTTTTGAAGTGTCTAATAACGTGACAAAACAAGCGATTAAGGATGCTTGCGAAGCATTTAAACGATTTTTCAAGAAAAAAGCACAGTTTCCACGATTCAAGAGTAAGAGGAAGTCCAAGCCTGCTTTCTATAACGATAACGTCAAGCTAAAAGTAAAAGACAGCATTGCCTTGATTGAGAAAGTAGGTTGGGTTCAAACGGCTGAACCACTCCCGATGGACGTTAGTTATATACAACCGAGGGTTAGTTTTGATGGAAAGTACTGGTATTTGGCTATAGGTATCGAGCAAGACATGCACATCACTGAACTGACGGATGTTACACTAGGTATCGATGTGGGCATTAAGGACTTAGCCGTTCGTTCAGATGGAGAAAGATACAAGAACATTAACAAAACAAAAGTAGTGCGTTGGACGAAGAAACGCCTTCGTAGGTTGCAAAGAAGCGTTTCTCGTAAATACGATATGAACAAGGAGGGAAACCGTTTCGCCAAGACAAGCAACATTATAAAACAGGAAAAACAAATACGTTTGCTTCACCGGAAGCTCGCGAATATCCGTAACAATCATATTCACCAAGTGACAAATTCGATTGTGAAAACCAAGCCATCGAAAATCGTCATCGAAGACTTGAATGTGAGTGGGATGATGAAGAACAAGCATCTATCTAAAGCCATACAAGAGCAGAAACTACACGACTTCAAAGTGAAGCTAACCTACAAGTGTGACAAATACGGTATAGAACTTGTAGAAGCGGACAGATGGTATCCGTCTTCAAAAATGTGTTCCAATTGTGGAACCCTAAAGAATGACTTAAAACTATCTGATCGAGTATATCACTGCACTTGCGGCTTACATATTGATAGAGACTTGAATGCTGCAATCAACCTTGCGAATTGTGGAATACCAATTAGCGATCTAACATGATCTCGTTACCGCTAATATGTAGGACGCGTTGCATCCGAATTTATGCCTGTGGAGTGTCATATCAAACGAAAGTAGCCATTCGGCAAAATCGGATACGTAGAAGCAGGAAGCAAACAAAACTTATAATCTAGTATTTGTTTATGATAGTTTTATAAGTCTTTGGCAACGGACATCGATCATATGCTTGGATTAGGCCCTAAAGTGGCCGGGCTTTCAATTGAAGCTACCGGAATCCGTTACATTAGTTTTAAGAATAAACAGTCATGGGAAGTCCGCAAAAAACGGTTTCTCCCGCTCCTTCCAGGCATGATCATTGAGAATCAGGTGGCGGATAGCGAGGCGCTGTATGATCGGGTCAGGGAGTGGGTGAAGAAGGAAGGGTTAAGGGGCAGCAAGGTTTCCTTGTCTATTCCACCTTCGCAGATCATCATCCGCAAAATGAGCATCCCAAGTACCAACGACAAACAGGTAGAACAGCTTGTGAAGCTGGAAGTGGAGACCGGGCTACATCTGCCATTTGAAAATCCAGTGTACGACTATGTAACGCTCGAAGTGGATGAGGAGCATAGCCATTTGCTTGTTTTTGCCGCTCCGCGAAAATCAATTCAAGATTATGTAGAAATTCTGGAGCGCGCGGGCCTACGAATAAGCAGTGTTGAAATTTCGGCAACGGCATTGGCACGTAGTATAGCGACTGGACACGGAGAGAGCTTTGCGGAAACGATGCTGATTAACTTAGAGCCATCGGTCATGGACATTTATATGTTCAGAAGCGGAAATCCGGTATTCATTCGCACGATTAATTTGCTTGATCTTCATAAGGGTAGAAATATTGCGGCATTGGAATTTATGGCAGACAGTGAGACCTTGGCAGAAACAGCAGTTGCTGTGGAAGAACGCTTATCACCGGAGCAAATGGTGGAGATCACCGCGGAAATCTCGCGGATGCTCAGCTTCTACCAATACAGCTTGCACGATGGCTCAACTCGTATCAAAAACTTAGTCATAACAGGTGCCCCCTCCATTCGTAAACAGCTAGACCTAGAGCTCCAGCAGTCGTTGGCAGAACTCGAAATTACACCGATTAGTCTAGACCAGATGGCTAAAGATGCTGTATCTGATCCCGAGCTAAATGATTACCGAGTTGCAGCAGGGACAGCGCTAAAAAGCAGTATCAGCGTGGACACAATTGACCTACTA
This window of the Paenibacillus sp. FSL R10-2734 genome carries:
- a CDS encoding ATPase, T2SS/T4P/T4SS family; its protein translation is MAIAKKRLGDLLVENNIISQEQLLEALAEQRKSKRKLGDLLISQGYITEQQLIEVLEFQLGIPHVSLFKYQIDPAITQIIPESMAKRYQVLPFLKEGGKLMVAMADPLDYFAIEDLRMSTGFRIEPAISTRDELQRAIARHYGMRDSMNQMLVELPTQEEIEETEITDEDSPIVRLVNQMIQQAVALRASDIHMDPGENNLTIRYRIDGTLRTERIIPKQMQGFITARLKIMARLNIAERRLPQDGRIKMQFDYKMVDIRVSSLPTMHGEKIVLRLLDLSTGVKSVDALGFSEGNAEAFKEMIARPYGILLITGPTGSGKTTTLYSALNQLNVESANIITVEDPVEYQLEGVNQVHVNSAIGLTFAAGLRSILRQDPNIVMVGEIRDAETAEIAVRASLTGHLVLSTLHTNDAISSVSRLRDMGVEPYLIASSLIGVVAQRLVRKICNDCKETYKPSEQEAIMLRSLGLPADELHRGRGCGSCSSSGYRGRIAIHEVLSIDDHIRQLITNTASVEELRAAGKARGLVQLMDDGLLKVSQGITTLQEVMRETVSH
- the pilM gene encoding pilus assembly protein PilM gives rise to the protein MATDIDHMLGLGPKVAGLSIEATGIRYISFKNKQSWEVRKKRFLPLLPGMIIENQVADSEALYDRVREWVKKEGLRGSKVSLSIPPSQIIIRKMSIPSTNDKQVEQLVKLEVETGLHLPFENPVYDYVTLEVDEEHSHLLVFAAPRKSIQDYVEILERAGLRISSVEISATALARSIATGHGESFAETMLINLEPSVMDIYMFRSGNPVFIRTINLLDLHKGRNIAALEFMADSETLAETAVAVEERLSPEQMVEITAEISRMLSFYQYSLHDGSTRIKNLVITGAPSIRKQLDLELQQSLAELEITPISLDQMAKDAVSDPELNDYRVAAGTALKSSISVDTIDLLPREDRETLLFPYVTMGLVAIWLVGTIGTGIYFSANKGQISNGKEELQGLQDRSLMLQVELGKLKNSGPGQLDRKTAIAEIQNNKVLAVPILDELVEGLPAGAFIRDINYTYRTSIDLTVNVPTMVDASNYLRQLRQMSFTVDSPIQRLTEGTTNATTSSNMYTAIYKLNLLANNQQTNGTDASQEEVNSDGTVQ
- a CDS encoding type II secretion system F family protein — encoded protein: MPLFEYQVKTTAGRSIKGKLTATDKPTAMEELRKRNLTVFSLIERKTTILSMDIYIGNPVKPLHFIIYCRQFATLMRAGVSIVDATRILAEQTESKPLRKALVEVNSSLMRGISFSQAVQDHKKIFPQLFVSMIRAGEESGDIEGTLDRLAMFFEKQHSTTEKIKSALTYPITVGVMAIGAVIYLLWAIVPQFVTMFESMNAELPAITKMVLALSKSIQGQWYFWILGVLLLVIAFQITKRTEKGAYALDYAKLKIPVFGKLNQKGSIAQFTRTFSSLYASSVPILQSLVIVEEVAGNKVIGGFIRSAGDSLRQGNPLSEPLKKAWVFPPLVTQMIAIGEETGALDTMLSKVADFYEMDVENTVDRLKSLLEPLLIAFLAGVVGVIVAAIMLPMFSLYGNM
- a CDS encoding type IV pilus twitching motility protein PilT, yielding MPIFTRDIRQLLQTAYSSKASDLHISVGSPPVIRMDGTIHPLEGEPVTADEAAEMAEALLGSERSEVFRNAGEVDFSYPLDGGVRFRVNIYRQRGEISIAARAIPAEIPSLEQLTMPPILSTLSLKPQGLILVTGPTGSGKSSTLAAMLNYINKTESKHIVTLEDPIEFLHGHGTCLVDQREVGSDTASFASGLRAALRQDPDVILVGEMRDLETISAAVTAAETGHLVMATLHTTDAPQTIDRIIDAFPGHQQGQIRSQLASVLLAVVSQRLFPRAGGRGRICATEILVNTPAVANLIRTDKTHQIKNVMQTGRSQGMHTLEMSIREYLSQELIHPAAAKAFMAEVSG
- a CDS encoding type II secretion system protein translates to MLAQAIKRRLSKEENQKGFTLIELLAVIVILGIIAVIAIPLIGNVISNAKKDSDVATARQIYDAARLYIIGEQEGDFISKEVAIDNATSPATDLVGTGYLDENLVLPSTKAAITGGTVEFDAEGQLSALSVTFADSTEKEFTPAEVLSSEPAAPKEDGKD
- a CDS encoding transposase; this translates as MILARKVRLLPTPEQLKQLWKSAGTARWAYNWALARQHENYKNGGKFIPDGDLRKELTILKRTEELTWLFEVSNNVTKQAIKDACEAFKRFFKKKAQFPRFKSKRKSKPAFYNDNVKLKVKDSIALIEKVGWVQTAEPLPMDVSYIQPRVSFDGKYWYLAIGIEQDMHITELTDVTLGIDVGIKDLAVRSDGERYKNINKTKVVRWTKKRLRRLQRSVSRKYDMNKEGNRFAKTSNIIKQEKQIRLLHRKLANIRNNHIHQVTNSIVKTKPSKIVIEDLNVSGMMKNKHLSKAIQEQKLHDFKVKLTYKCDKYGIELVEADRWYPSSKMCSNCGTLKNDLKLSDRVYHCTCGLHIDRDLNAAINLANCGIPISDLT
- a CDS encoding prepilin peptidase — its product is MTIYIASYIILLGLTLGSFYNVVALRVPAKESLLNPPSHCPNCNTRLKARDLFPVISYLLSGGKCRHCGTRVSPLYPLGEAVTGLLFLWVYLQFGLTGKGIIGYVLVSLAVIVTVADLKYMLIPNKVLLFFLPLLLILVLLFPEGPLWHHLLGAVLGGGVLIPFVLLGGMGAGDVKLFALLGLVIGFPNVILAFLVACLLGSVVGGLLMLLGIIKRKQPVPFGPWLAIGALISFGYGSHIIGAYLSLIG